The proteins below are encoded in one region of Pongo pygmaeus isolate AG05252 chromosome 20, NHGRI_mPonPyg2-v2.0_pri, whole genome shotgun sequence:
- the LOC129019787 gene encoding galactoside alpha-(1,2)-fucosyltransferase 2 isoform X2, with protein sequence MMKLCKPKNMGKEETQEAVKGFWATRPSFSTFYFIFAIFVVSTIFHCHQRLALVPAPWAYSARVVLAPRHLPREGLFTINSKGRLGNQMGEYATLYALAKMNGRPAFIPAQMHSTLAPIFRITLPVLHSATASRIPWQNYHLNDWMEEEYRHIPGRYVRLTGYPCSWTFYHHLRHEILQEFTLHDHVREEAQKFLRGLQAKWAGQETFVGVHVRRGDYVRVMPRVWKGVLADRGYLQRALDWFRARCRLPVFVVTSDDMAWCRQSINSSLGDVVFAGNGLQGSPAKDFALLTQCNHTIITVGTFGVWAAYLAGGDTVYLANFTLPNSPFDVVFRPQAAFLPEWVGLAADLGQAGQNGL encoded by the coding sequence CCGTCAAGGGATTCTGGGCCACCCGCCCTTCCTTCTCCACCTTCTACTTCATCTTTGCCATTTTTGTGGTGTCCACCATCTTTCACTGCCACCAGCGCCTGGCTCTGGTGCCTGCGCCCTGGGCATACTCAGCCCGTGTGGTCCTGGCCCCCAGACACCTCCCCCGGGAGGGCCTGTTCACTATCAACTCCAAGGGCCGCCTGGGGAACCAGATGGGTGAGTACGCCACGCTGTACGCCCTGGCCAAGATGAACGGGCGGCCCGCCTTCATCCCGGCCCAGATGCACAGCACCCTGGCCCCCATCTTCAGAATCACCCTGCCGGTGCTGCACAGTGCCACGGCCAGCAGGATCCCCTGGCAGAACTATCACCTGAACGACTGGATGGAGGAGGAGTACCGCCACATCCCGGGGCGCTATGTCCGCCTCACGGGCTACCCCTGCTCCTGGACCTTCTACCACCACCTCCGCCACGAGATCCTCCAGGAGTTCACCCTGCACGACCACGTGCGCGAGGAGGCCCAGAAGTTCCTGCGGGGCCTGCAGGCCAAGTGGGCAGGGCAGGAAACCTTCGTGGGGGTCCATGTGCGTCGGGGGGACTATGTCCGTGTCATGCCGCGCGTATGGAAGGGGGTGCTGGCCGACCGGGGCTACCTGCAGCGGGCCCTGGACTGGTTCCGGGCCCGCTGCCGCCTCCCGGTCTTTGTGGTCACCAGCGATGACATGGCCTGGTGCCGGCAGAGCATCAACAGCTCTCTTGGGGACGTGGTGTTCGCTGGCAATGGCCTCCAGGGCTCACCTGCCAAAGACTTTGCGCTGCTCACACAGTGCAACCACACCATCATCACCGTGGGCACCTTCGGGGTCTGGGCCGCGTACCTCGCGGGCGGGGACACCGTCTACCTGGCCAACTTCACCCTGCCCAACTCCCCTTTCGACGTGGTCTTTAGGCCGCAAGCGGCCTTCCTGCCAGAGTGGGTGGGCCTTGCAGCTGACCTTGGACAGGCTGGACAGAACGGCCTCTAG